One Rhodoferax ferrireducens T118 DNA segment encodes these proteins:
- a CDS encoding efflux RND transporter periplasmic adaptor subunit → MTPNPLLLRRLALGALALALVSAIAFVSLRTGPLAPIKITVTQVHEGTLGPAIFGIGTVEARRSWMVGPTVAGRVLNVKVDVGDVVKAGQLLAEMDPIDLEQRLSALDASLARAGSAQTAAQAQLKDATARRALAAANTQRNQDLARQNFISPGALDARLQEQASADAAVQAAQANLAGSGQDMSRLKAERAGLAQQRSNVRLLAPADSVVTTRDAEAGSTVVAGQPVLRLIDPSSLWVKLRVDQGRSAGLAPGLQGGIVLRSQPQTTLPGQVARIELLADSVTEERIAQVAFAEPPPGISVGEMAEVTLQLPATAPALLLPNASVQRQNGQTGVWRLNGDRPEFAPVELGARSLDGQVQVLKGLGQGERVVVYSEKALKAGARVKVVETLAQPTGKP, encoded by the coding sequence ATGACACCCAATCCCCTGTTGCTGCGCCGCCTCGCCCTGGGCGCGCTTGCCTTGGCTCTGGTTAGCGCGATCGCCTTTGTGTCGCTGCGCACCGGGCCGCTGGCCCCCATCAAGATCACGGTCACGCAAGTTCATGAGGGCACATTGGGCCCCGCCATTTTTGGCATCGGCACGGTCGAGGCGCGCCGCAGCTGGATGGTCGGCCCCACGGTGGCGGGCCGGGTATTGAACGTCAAAGTGGACGTGGGTGATGTGGTCAAGGCCGGGCAACTGCTGGCCGAAATGGACCCGATTGACCTGGAACAGCGCCTGAGCGCGCTCGATGCCTCACTGGCACGGGCCGGCAGCGCACAGACGGCGGCACAAGCGCAATTGAAAGATGCCACCGCGCGGCGCGCACTGGCAGCCGCCAACACCCAGCGCAACCAGGACCTGGCGCGGCAAAACTTCATCAGCCCCGGCGCACTTGACGCGCGGCTGCAAGAACAGGCCTCGGCCGATGCCGCCGTGCAGGCGGCGCAGGCCAATTTGGCGGGTAGCGGCCAAGACATGAGCCGCCTGAAAGCCGAGCGCGCCGGTCTGGCGCAGCAACGCAGCAATGTGCGCCTGCTGGCCCCGGCTGACAGCGTGGTCACCACCCGCGATGCCGAGGCCGGCAGCACCGTGGTGGCGGGCCAACCGGTCTTGCGTCTGATCGATCCGAGCAGCCTGTGGGTGAAATTGCGGGTGGACCAGGGCCGCTCGGCCGGCTTGGCGCCCGGCTTGCAGGGCGGCATTGTGCTGCGCTCACAACCGCAAACCACCTTGCCCGGCCAGGTCGCGCGCATTGAGTTGCTGGCTGACAGCGTGACTGAAGAGCGTATCGCGCAAGTGGCTTTTGCCGAACCGCCCCCAGGTATCTCGGTGGGTGAAATGGCAGAAGTCACCCTGCAACTGCCCGCCACCGCCCCCGCCCTGCTGCTGCCCAACGCCAGCGTACAACGTCAAAACGGACAAACCGGTGTCTGGCGGCTCAATGGCGACAGGCCGGAATTTGCCCCGGTAGAACTCGGTGCCCGCAGCCTGGACGGTCAGGTGCAGGTGCTCAAAGGACTGGGCCAAGGTGAGCGCGTGGTGGTCTACAGCGAAAAAGCCCTCAAGGCCGGTGCCCGCGTGAAGGTGGTGGAGACCTTGGCCCAACCAACAGGCAAGCCATGA
- a CDS encoding ABC transporter permease produces MISLAGRDILHGWGKFALTGLGLGLLIGVTLTMGGVYRGMVNDAQALLTNSGADLWVVQKDTQGPYAEASSLKDDVVRSVRGMPGVGQASNVTYLTQQVQKASGDEVRVMVVGIEPGQPGEPGYLVAGRQLTRDHYEAVVDIKTGFKLGEELQVRRHNYRVVGLTQRMVSSGGDPMVFIPLKDAQEAQFLKDNDTIVNDRTRTATNPAFNRPGVPGLLEAVQGLQASSHNVNAVLVQLQPGWQADEVAESLTRWKHVQVYTRVGMEDILVAKLIATSAKQIGMFLAILAVVSAAIVAFIIYTMTLGKIREIAVLKLIGTRNRTIAGMILQQALGLGLIGFIVGKVSATVWAPVFPKFVLLMPQDALIGLAATLVICALASTLAIRVALRVDPAEAIG; encoded by the coding sequence ATGATCAGCCTGGCAGGCCGCGACATTCTGCACGGCTGGGGCAAGTTTGCCCTGACGGGCCTCGGGCTGGGGCTGCTGATTGGCGTGACGCTGACAATGGGCGGGGTGTACCGTGGCATGGTCAATGATGCGCAGGCACTCCTGACCAACAGCGGCGCGGACCTGTGGGTGGTGCAAAAAGACACCCAAGGCCCCTATGCCGAGGCATCCAGCCTGAAAGACGACGTGGTGCGCAGCGTGCGCGGCATGCCCGGTGTGGGCCAGGCGTCCAACGTCACTTACCTGACCCAGCAGGTGCAAAAAGCCAGTGGCGACGAAGTGCGCGTGATGGTGGTCGGCATTGAGCCGGGCCAGCCCGGCGAACCGGGCTATCTGGTGGCTGGCCGCCAACTCACCCGCGATCACTATGAAGCAGTGGTCGATATCAAAACCGGCTTCAAACTGGGCGAAGAATTGCAGGTGCGCCGCCACAACTACCGCGTCGTGGGCCTGACGCAGCGCATGGTGTCGTCTGGCGGCGACCCGATGGTGTTCATCCCTTTGAAAGACGCGCAAGAGGCGCAGTTTTTGAAGGACAACGACACGATCGTCAATGACCGCACCCGCACGGCGACCAACCCGGCCTTCAATCGCCCCGGCGTGCCCGGCTTGCTGGAAGCGGTGCAAGGCCTGCAGGCCAGCAGCCACAACGTCAATGCGGTGCTGGTCCAGCTGCAGCCCGGTTGGCAGGCCGACGAGGTGGCTGAGTCTCTCACGCGTTGGAAGCATGTGCAGGTGTACACCCGCGTGGGCATGGAAGACATTCTGGTGGCCAAGCTGATTGCCACTTCAGCCAAACAAATTGGCATGTTTCTGGCCATTCTGGCGGTCGTGAGTGCTGCCATTGTGGCCTTCATCATTTACACCATGACGCTGGGGAAGATCCGCGAGATTGCGGTGCTCAAGCTGATCGGCACACGCAACCGCACCATTGCCGGCATGATCTTGCAGCAGGCGCTGGGCCTGGGGCTGATCGGCTTCATTGTGGGCAAGGTGTCGGCCACGGTGTGGGCGCCGGTGTTCCCGAAATTTGTGCTGCTGATGCCGCAAGACGCACTCATCGGCCTGGCGGCCACGCTGGTGATATGCGCGCTGGCCAGTACGCTGGCGATCCGCGTGGCGCTCAGAGTGGACCCGGCGGAGGCGATCGGATGA
- a CDS encoding ABC transporter ATP-binding protein — translation MSTRTTRTTEPGGIRIEGLRKVYGKGDSAVEALKNVNMSVAPGEVVGLVGPSGSGKSTLLKCLGAIIEPTSGRMTLGADVIYDNGWKVADLRTLRRDRIGFIFQAPYLIPFLDVTDNVALLPMLAGVANARSRARALELLTALDVQHRAKAEPSQLSGGEQQRVSIARALANRPPVILADEPTAPLDSERALGVMRILNQMAVQAHTAIIVVTHDEKIIPIFKRIYHIRDGKTVEEAGEGRSL, via the coding sequence ATGAGCACCAGGACAACCCGCACAACTGAGCCAGGTGGCATCCGCATTGAAGGCCTGCGCAAGGTCTATGGCAAGGGCGACAGCGCGGTCGAAGCCCTCAAGAACGTCAACATGTCTGTGGCCCCCGGTGAAGTCGTTGGCCTGGTGGGCCCATCGGGTTCTGGCAAGAGCACGCTGCTGAAATGCCTGGGAGCCATCATTGAGCCCACGTCAGGGCGCATGACCCTTGGGGCTGACGTGATTTATGACAATGGCTGGAAAGTGGCCGACCTGCGCACGCTGCGGCGCGACCGCATTGGCTTCATCTTTCAGGCGCCGTACCTGATTCCGTTTCTGGACGTGACCGACAACGTGGCGCTGCTCCCCATGCTGGCGGGGGTGGCCAACGCGCGATCAAGGGCGCGCGCACTGGAGCTGCTCACCGCGCTGGATGTGCAGCACCGCGCCAAAGCGGAACCTTCCCAGCTCTCGGGCGGCGAGCAACAGCGGGTGTCGATTGCCCGCGCCTTGGCGAATCGCCCGCCGGTCATTCTGGCGGACGAGCCCACCGCGCCGCTGGACAGCGAGCGCGCCTTGGGTGTGATGCGCATCCTGAACCAGATGGCTGTGCAAGCGCACACGGCCATCATCGTGGTGACCCACGACGAAAAGATCATCCCCATCTTCAAGCGGATTTACCACATCCGCGATGGAAAAACAGTGGAAGAAGCAGGCGAAGGCAGGTCGCTTTAA
- a CDS encoding diguanylate cyclase domain-containing protein, whose translation MFLQRFQPQSLKTRVTLLTLLIVVLSFLSLASYMKGLLREELLRFTGEQQRSALNLLTAEVNHGLQDRLDILKTVASRVSPTQVDDQAAMNAFLLERPFLAGLFNSGAMIWNRQGVLQANMQFLKDGLVANALDPQELATVLKDGEAVIGRIHFHSKPNAPAFAMAVPIRNLQGEVIGALAGVIRLDQANFLSQLASHRYGKTGNFFLLDARQRLIFATSDTPRLMEVLPAPGISPWIDRFVQGFEGTARVVNPHGVEVLVSIRQIPLAHWYASVTLAPEETFALIEAIQPRGRLAALVLALFCLTLIWLMLRRQLAPMTAAVNTLDGFVRHNQPPQALPVVRQDEIGQLVGGFNRLLDTLAQQKKVLQDSEIFKQAVLNSVTAEIAVLNRNGVILTVNDAWRRCSQACAAELGQSASSTEVGANYLAACQSVEADPAASGTLSAQDGIQAVLDGRSPRFYLEYTCHSSQQQRWFSMSVTPLQGEALQGAVVSLEDISERIQMEKQVRDLAFYDPLTHLPNRRLALERLTQQLVRARRAQTRLALLFIDLDKFKPINDALGHEVGDWVLHAVAQRIQACLRESDTAARLGGDEFVVLLPDLQTSDAALAVAEKIRAALAQDFVTTQGLVLSISSSIGVALYPDHGETEKDLLRLGDEAMYRAKKSGCNAVQLCVKPLSAPAPEACDPAPKSHVHLRWKAAFASGNPVIDQEHETLFRLANTLLDEAALRRQQPAAFEAAFEALLAHVVEHFAHEEAILLAHGFAGMADHARQHQVLLARAHALHLSALAADAGDATEGELVKFLVTELVAGHMLHTDSAFFPLFATPGVQTLAAPKFSGI comes from the coding sequence ATGTTCCTCCAGCGCTTTCAGCCGCAGTCGCTCAAAACCCGCGTCACCCTGCTGACGCTGCTCATCGTGGTGCTCAGCTTCTTGTCGCTGGCCTCCTACATGAAAGGGCTGCTGCGCGAAGAACTGCTGCGTTTTACCGGCGAACAACAGCGTTCAGCCCTGAACTTGCTGACCGCTGAAGTCAATCACGGCTTGCAAGACCGGCTGGACATCCTGAAAACAGTCGCCTCAAGGGTCAGTCCGACGCAGGTGGACGACCAGGCCGCGATGAACGCTTTCCTGCTTGAACGGCCATTTCTGGCCGGGCTGTTCAATAGCGGCGCCATGATCTGGAACCGGCAAGGGGTGTTGCAGGCGAACATGCAATTCTTGAAAGACGGGCTTGTCGCCAACGCGCTTGATCCGCAAGAGTTGGCCACGGTTCTCAAGGACGGCGAAGCTGTCATTGGCCGCATTCACTTTCACAGCAAGCCAAACGCGCCTGCGTTTGCCATGGCCGTGCCGATTCGCAACCTCCAGGGCGAGGTCATCGGCGCATTGGCAGGTGTTATTCGGCTGGATCAAGCCAACTTTTTGAGCCAATTGGCCTCGCACCGTTATGGCAAGACCGGCAACTTCTTTCTGCTGGACGCGCGCCAAAGGCTGATTTTTGCCACGTCCGACACACCGCGCTTGATGGAAGTCCTGCCCGCCCCTGGCATTAGCCCCTGGATTGACCGTTTTGTGCAGGGTTTTGAGGGTACGGCACGGGTGGTCAACCCGCATGGCGTTGAGGTGCTGGTCAGCATCCGGCAGATTCCCCTGGCCCACTGGTACGCCTCCGTCACACTCGCGCCCGAGGAAACCTTTGCCCTGATTGAGGCGATCCAGCCACGCGGCCGGCTGGCCGCACTGGTGCTGGCCCTTTTTTGCTTGACCCTCATCTGGCTGATGCTGCGACGCCAGCTCGCCCCCATGACGGCGGCAGTCAACACATTGGACGGCTTTGTGCGCCACAACCAGCCGCCACAAGCACTGCCCGTGGTTCGGCAAGACGAAATCGGCCAATTGGTGGGTGGCTTTAACCGGCTGCTCGACACCTTGGCGCAACAGAAAAAAGTGCTGCAGGACAGTGAGATCTTCAAACAAGCGGTGCTCAATTCAGTGACCGCCGAAATTGCCGTGCTCAATCGCAACGGCGTCATTTTGACGGTTAACGATGCCTGGCGGCGTTGTTCGCAAGCGTGTGCAGCCGAGCTCGGGCAGAGCGCAAGCAGCACCGAGGTGGGTGCCAATTACCTCGCAGCCTGTCAAAGCGTCGAGGCTGATCCCGCCGCAAGCGGCACACTGTCGGCGCAAGACGGCATTCAGGCCGTGCTGGACGGTCGCTCGCCGCGTTTCTACCTCGAATATACGTGCCATTCTTCACAGCAACAGCGCTGGTTCAGCATGAGCGTGACCCCACTGCAAGGCGAGGCGCTGCAAGGTGCGGTGGTGTCACTTGAAGATATTTCCGAACGCATCCAGATGGAAAAGCAGGTGCGTGATCTGGCTTTTTATGACCCCCTCACCCATTTGCCCAACCGGCGCCTGGCGCTGGAACGACTGACGCAACAGCTGGTGCGCGCACGTCGGGCCCAAACTCGCCTGGCGCTGTTGTTTATCGACCTGGACAAGTTCAAGCCGATCAACGACGCGCTCGGGCACGAGGTCGGAGACTGGGTACTGCATGCCGTGGCACAGCGCATTCAGGCGTGCCTGCGCGAATCTGATACCGCCGCGCGCCTGGGCGGTGACGAGTTTGTGGTGCTGCTGCCTGACCTGCAAACCAGCGACGCGGCACTGGCGGTGGCCGAAAAAATTCGCGCTGCGCTGGCGCAGGATTTTGTGACCACCCAGGGTCTCGTGCTGAGCATTTCGTCGAGCATCGGCGTGGCGTTGTACCCGGACCATGGCGAGACCGAAAAAGACTTGTTGCGTCTGGGCGATGAGGCCATGTACCGGGCAAAAAAGAGCGGATGCAATGCCGTGCAGCTGTGCGTGAAGCCATTGTCAGCGCCCGCCCCCGAGGCCTGCGACCCGGCGCCGAAGTCCCATGTTCACCTGCGCTGGAAAGCCGCTTTTGCCAGCGGCAACCCGGTGATTGATCAGGAGCATGAAACGCTGTTCCGGCTGGCCAACACACTGCTGGACGAGGCGGCATTGCGCCGGCAGCAGCCGGCCGCATTCGAGGCCGCGTTTGAGGCGCTGCTGGCGCACGTGGTGGAGCACTTTGCGCATGAAGAAGCTATTTTGTTGGCGCACGGCTTTGCCGGCATGGCGGACCATGCGCGCCAGCATCAGGTACTGCTGGCGCGGGCACACGCGCTGCACCTTTCAGCGCTGGCGGCAGATGCAGGGGATGCCACCGAGGGTGAACTGGTCAAATTTCTGGTGACCGAGCTGGTCGCGGGCCACATGTTGCACACAGACAGCGCTTTTTTCCCCCTGTTTGCCACCCCAGGCGTTCAGACGCTGGCTGCACCGAAGTTTTCCGGCATCTGA
- a CDS encoding PaaI family thioesterase gives MKAFQDYYPENLAHCYGCGSKNDHGHRIKTFWDGEETVTHFTPEPFHTAIPGFTYGGLLASLIDCHSTGTAAAAMYRQEGREMDTLPAFRFVTGSLHVDYLKPTPIAGVLEIRGRVKEIKGRKVVIETTVYAAGVATARGEVVAIQMPENFGAASV, from the coding sequence ATGAAAGCATTTCAAGACTATTACCCTGAAAACCTGGCGCACTGCTATGGCTGCGGCTCCAAAAATGACCATGGGCACCGCATCAAAACCTTTTGGGACGGTGAAGAGACCGTGACCCATTTCACGCCGGAGCCGTTTCACACCGCCATTCCCGGTTTTACCTACGGTGGGCTGCTGGCCTCACTGATTGACTGCCACAGCACCGGCACCGCGGCGGCGGCCATGTACCGGCAGGAAGGCCGTGAGATGGACACGCTGCCGGCGTTCCGCTTTGTGACGGGCTCGCTGCACGTGGACTATCTCAAGCCCACGCCAATTGCCGGGGTCCTGGAAATTCGAGGCCGGGTGAAAGAAATCAAGGGCCGCAAAGTGGTGATTGAAACCACCGTGTACGCCGCTGGCGTGGCCACCGCGCGCGGCGAAGTGGTGGCGATTCAGATGCCGGAAAACTTCGGTGCAGCCAGCGTCTGA
- a CDS encoding carboxymuconolactone decarboxylase family protein, translated as MSTFDHAGLIQDINEGLAPFRKTQAEVMQSFGQMARAAMAEGVISAKNKELMALAIGITQGCSGCIGFHVKALHKLNCTRAELEEMLSVCVYMGGGPALMHAAEALKAWESMAPAASISQP; from the coding sequence ATGAGCACTTTTGACCATGCTGGCTTGATTCAGGATATCAATGAAGGCCTGGCACCATTTCGCAAGACGCAGGCCGAGGTCATGCAGAGTTTCGGGCAAATGGCACGGGCTGCCATGGCCGAGGGTGTCATCAGCGCCAAAAACAAGGAGCTGATGGCCCTGGCCATTGGCATCACGCAAGGGTGTTCTGGCTGCATCGGCTTTCATGTCAAGGCCTTGCACAAGCTCAACTGCACCCGGGCCGAGCTGGAAGAAATGCTCAGCGTCTGCGTGTACATGGGCGGCGGCCCGGCGCTGATGCATGCCGCAGAAGCGCTCAAGGCCTGGGAGAGCATGGCCCCTGCAGCAAGCATCAGCCAGCCTTGA
- a CDS encoding MlaC/ttg2D family ABC transporter substrate-binding protein, producing MNRRRLTRWLTVLLMSTSNLLALPALAADEAANALITRLSTEVLGSIKASASVRTGDVTTIIALVDATVMPHMNFKRMTASAVGPAWRQATPEQQKRLQDEFKTLLVRTYAGAVAQVADLSVVVMPLRASPQDKEVVVRTEIKGRGDPVQLDYRLERTSGDGAGWKIYNLNVMGVWLVETYRSQFAQEVNTKGIDGLIATLADRNKVNASKG from the coding sequence ATGAACCGACGCAGATTGACACGTTGGCTTACCGTGCTGCTGATGAGCACTTCAAATCTGCTGGCCTTGCCAGCGCTGGCGGCAGATGAAGCGGCCAATGCCTTGATTACCCGGCTGTCGACCGAGGTACTGGGCAGCATCAAGGCCAGTGCGTCGGTCCGCACGGGTGATGTGACAACCATCATTGCGCTGGTGGATGCGACGGTCATGCCACACATGAATTTCAAACGCATGACCGCTTCTGCGGTCGGCCCCGCGTGGCGACAAGCCACCCCGGAGCAACAAAAGCGCTTGCAGGACGAGTTCAAGACTTTGCTGGTGCGCACCTACGCCGGCGCCGTGGCCCAGGTCGCTGACCTGAGCGTGGTGGTCATGCCCCTGCGCGCCTCGCCACAAGACAAAGAGGTGGTGGTCCGTACCGAAATCAAGGGTCGTGGCGACCCGGTTCAGCTCGACTACCGGCTGGAGAGAACCAGCGGTGACGGCGCTGGCTGGAAAATTTACAACCTGAACGTGATGGGTGTGTGGCTGGTGGAAACCTATCGCAGCCAGTTCGCCCAGGAGGTCAACACCAAAGGCATTGACGGTTTGATTGCCACCTTGGCAGACCGAAACAAGGTCAATGCCAGCAAAGGTTGA
- a CDS encoding rhodanese-like domain-containing protein: protein MKRLILAVALVATTLSAAISWNAHAAEQQLEANEVANEQMVSYFEQGMIGKSVWVVDSRPAGKYSAGHIPGALSLPLDMLRKDAASAEKLGIPKTGKVIFYCAGRECTLSVDSAEIFRKMGYADAWVYRNGVPGWTQKAQPLLAEASFVQKGNLILIDTSPGKETIVTESNKLVQLSISDFKGSPGQTALGTLSKNAPIIVVGRGDLDAVNATLEELRERDFRRLAYFPLSAWKGALAMAPALTTVTWAPVYGPGQVAPKAFEEAVAAGKFILDVRPVADYARGHFKGAVSLPIEEMEKDYAKIPKDVPVFVNCASGAKSQKTFDILGRKGYVNVSYLDAEVACKGEICTIKE, encoded by the coding sequence ATGAAACGCTTGATTTTGGCAGTCGCCCTGGTCGCAACAACTCTGTCGGCCGCAATAAGCTGGAATGCCCATGCGGCAGAGCAGCAGCTCGAAGCAAATGAAGTAGCCAACGAGCAGATGGTCTCGTATTTCGAGCAGGGAATGATCGGAAAAAGTGTCTGGGTCGTTGACAGCCGCCCGGCAGGAAAATACAGCGCCGGTCACATCCCGGGCGCCCTGAGTCTGCCGCTGGACATGTTGAGGAAAGACGCCGCCAGCGCCGAGAAACTGGGCATTCCCAAAACCGGGAAAGTCATTTTTTACTGCGCGGGAAGAGAGTGCACGCTGTCCGTCGACTCCGCTGAGATTTTCAGAAAGATGGGCTATGCCGACGCCTGGGTCTACCGCAACGGTGTCCCTGGCTGGACGCAAAAAGCGCAGCCCCTTCTGGCCGAGGCGTCATTCGTTCAAAAAGGCAACCTGATTTTGATCGACACGTCGCCAGGAAAAGAGACCATCGTGACGGAATCGAACAAGCTGGTTCAGCTTTCCATCAGCGACTTCAAGGGCAGCCCAGGCCAGACCGCCCTGGGCACGCTGTCCAAAAATGCCCCCATCATCGTCGTTGGGCGCGGTGACCTGGACGCGGTCAATGCCACGCTGGAAGAACTGCGCGAACGCGATTTCCGCCGGCTGGCCTACTTTCCCTTGAGTGCCTGGAAAGGCGCGCTCGCCATGGCGCCTGCGCTCACGACGGTGACCTGGGCACCGGTCTACGGGCCGGGACAGGTCGCGCCAAAAGCCTTCGAAGAAGCGGTGGCTGCGGGCAAGTTCATCCTGGACGTGCGCCCGGTCGCCGACTATGCGCGGGGGCATTTCAAAGGGGCCGTGAGCCTTCCCATTGAAGAGATGGAAAAAGATTACGCCAAAATTCCCAAGGACGTTCCCGTCTTCGTCAATTGCGCGTCAGGCGCCAAGAGTCAAAAGACCTTCGACATCCTGGGCCGCAAGGGTTATGTCAACGTGTCGTACCTGGATGCCGAAGTGGCCTGCAAGGGTGAAATCTGCACCATCAAGGAATAA
- a CDS encoding DUF3373 domain-containing protein: MKVAFRKKLLVTLVASLWLPLAASAADADLMQKIEDLSRELQALKAQVTANEQKAAQAQPQATELADLKNQVTKLEGKSLSKWLTVGGDYRFRFDSLEGQSKTFTDVNATFMNAQNTLQSEFFANPAAASSLNPAWTTAQALSGLMGFSQAMGKVATYDQANAFLGANASMAGAMGAFAATVPAYKPKNTSQYSNRFGLDLGAKATQDISVNAHLNMYKVFGSQDEGSVTNAGSAPFFADRVGVFDGTLGHVPSNSALNVDRVYATWSNIGDEPVWLSVGRRPSTGGAPGNLRDNRPNPGNGGTPSMLVDYAFDGMTVGYAPDVDGWPGAYAKICYGRGFENGFTDPRGNSLKDTDMLGVAIVPIDTDPLRVWLQWNRGMNIFDAPTMRKTYFGDTTAKTNLGDIDWFGMGFMSTFKNIGPGKLNVFGDLGVSITHPNQNVSAQFGFQGLMTGGFFSPEAPTSKTGTAIALGVRYDLPSNSKFGLEYNHGSKNWITFAPAADDMWTAKVGTRGDVVEAYFIQELDRKPISSFFSKAFFRLGVQYYKFDYTGSNNWVGAPVAIGDVNGQMMTTTPLENATNLYATFEVKF, from the coding sequence ATGAAAGTTGCTTTCAGAAAAAAGTTACTCGTCACTTTGGTGGCGAGCCTGTGGCTGCCTTTGGCCGCCTCCGCGGCGGACGCCGACTTGATGCAAAAGATTGAAGACCTGTCGCGCGAGCTTCAGGCTTTGAAGGCTCAGGTCACGGCCAATGAGCAAAAAGCGGCGCAAGCCCAGCCTCAGGCCACCGAGCTGGCCGACCTCAAGAACCAGGTCACCAAGCTCGAGGGCAAGTCGCTCAGCAAGTGGCTGACGGTGGGCGGTGACTACCGCTTCCGTTTCGACAGTCTGGAGGGGCAGAGCAAGACCTTCACCGATGTCAACGCGACCTTTATGAACGCGCAGAACACGCTGCAGAGTGAATTTTTTGCCAATCCTGCGGCGGCTTCAAGCCTCAACCCGGCGTGGACCACGGCCCAAGCGCTGTCCGGTTTGATGGGCTTCTCGCAAGCGATGGGCAAGGTCGCCACGTATGACCAGGCGAACGCCTTCCTCGGAGCCAATGCATCCATGGCGGGTGCCATGGGGGCATTCGCCGCAACGGTGCCCGCCTACAAACCCAAGAACACCAGCCAGTACAGCAACCGCTTCGGGCTGGACCTGGGGGCCAAGGCGACGCAGGACATCAGCGTCAACGCGCACCTGAACATGTACAAAGTGTTCGGCTCGCAGGATGAGGGCTCGGTCACCAATGCGGGCAGCGCGCCGTTCTTCGCCGACCGCGTGGGTGTCTTTGACGGCACGCTCGGGCACGTTCCCTCCAACAGCGCGCTGAATGTGGACCGCGTTTATGCCACCTGGAGCAACATCGGCGACGAACCGGTCTGGCTATCGGTTGGCCGGCGCCCCTCCACGGGCGGCGCGCCGGGCAATCTGCGCGACAACCGGCCTAATCCCGGCAACGGCGGCACACCCTCGATGCTGGTGGACTACGCCTTTGACGGCATGACGGTGGGCTACGCGCCGGACGTCGACGGCTGGCCGGGCGCCTATGCCAAGATCTGCTATGGCCGCGGCTTCGAGAACGGCTTCACGGACCCGAGGGGCAACTCGCTGAAGGACACCGACATGCTCGGCGTGGCGATTGTTCCCATCGACACCGACCCGCTGCGCGTCTGGCTGCAATGGAACCGCGGCATGAACATCTTTGATGCGCCGACGATGAGGAAAACCTACTTTGGCGACACCACAGCAAAAACCAACCTGGGCGATATCGACTGGTTTGGCATGGGCTTCATGAGCACGTTCAAGAACATTGGCCCGGGCAAACTCAATGTCTTTGGTGACTTGGGCGTGAGCATCACCCATCCGAACCAGAACGTCTCGGCGCAGTTCGGCTTCCAGGGTTTGATGACGGGTGGCTTCTTCAGCCCCGAAGCACCGACCAGCAAGACCGGCACGGCGATTGCATTGGGCGTGCGGTACGACCTGCCATCGAACTCGAAGTTCGGTCTTGAGTACAACCACGGCTCCAAGAACTGGATCACCTTCGCCCCGGCAGCCGATGACATGTGGACCGCCAAGGTCGGCACGCGCGGCGATGTGGTTGAGGCCTACTTCATTCAGGAGCTCGACCGCAAACCGATCTCGTCCTTCTTCAGCAAGGCGTTCTTCCGTCTCGGGGTGCAGTACTACAAGTTTGACTACACCGGCAGCAACAACTGGGTCGGCGCGCCAGTGGCGATCGGTGATGTGAATGGCCAGATGATGACCACGACACCGCTGGAAAACGCCACCAACCTGTACGCCACCTTCGAAGTCAAATTCTGA
- a CDS encoding cytochrome b/b6 domain-containing protein, producing the protein MSRVYLFKPFERLWHWCQAALIIFMLLTGFEVHGTYSVFGFEKAVNYHTIAAWTLVGLWIFAAFWHITTGEWRHYIPTTKNIVVIAKYYSSGIFKDEPHPFRPSLSNKHNPLQRLTYLAVLTLLSPLLWFTGWLYLFYADWAAWGLSKLQLEWIATAHTFGAFLMLTFLISHLYLATTGHKITSQVKAMLTGWEDLAAAEEPMPGKRH; encoded by the coding sequence ATGTCACGCGTCTATCTCTTCAAACCATTCGAGCGGCTCTGGCACTGGTGCCAGGCAGCATTGATCATTTTCATGCTGCTGACCGGCTTCGAGGTGCATGGAACCTATTCCGTCTTCGGCTTCGAAAAGGCAGTCAACTACCACACCATCGCCGCCTGGACGCTGGTGGGACTGTGGATTTTTGCCGCCTTCTGGCATATCACCACCGGCGAATGGCGGCATTACATCCCGACTACCAAAAATATCGTTGTCATTGCGAAATATTACTCATCGGGCATCTTCAAGGACGAGCCGCATCCGTTCCGTCCGAGCCTGAGCAACAAGCACAACCCGCTGCAACGGCTGACCTATCTGGCCGTGCTGACACTGCTCAGTCCGCTGCTCTGGTTTACCGGCTGGCTCTACCTTTTTTATGCGGACTGGGCGGCCTGGGGCCTGAGCAAACTGCAGTTGGAATGGATTGCCACCGCACACACTTTCGGCGCCTTCCTGATGCTGACATTCCTGATCTCGCATCTGTATCTCGCCACCACCGGCCACAAGATCACCTCGCAGGTCAAGGCCATGCTGACCGGCTGGGAGGATCTTGCTGCGGCTGAAGAACCCATGCCGGGCAAACGGCACTAG